One window of Acipenser ruthenus chromosome 17, fAciRut3.2 maternal haplotype, whole genome shotgun sequence genomic DNA carries:
- the LOC117423104 gene encoding inositol 1,4,5-triphosphate receptor associated 2-like — translation MCSRSTSVSPFLHRPNSDNGAVIGLPKVSPEDMSSITNEQKPDGDCDGRSRSCPGSIISKCDVKNKLIDTPSVGQTVNVPTGSCDVYSCEGQSTAEDEDEDDIISSVFKICDPAETGKVLSFIVFEIVQNITGAGDDQLGKLLMKLDEEQLGVYLDFPTFQEKMKQWIEDCRNASQFETDESTCDSETTCVTPLTEETVEEQEHRRENGSDLKWVGKSDAIAELVHSKRRLSVENEELHKTVEMSDSTNTHLLEENVALKSQIKRIQHTMAQAASIREELEEIRGALKKKKIMNTKLEMVIKQLEKKNEMLTAKINSLTDEEGKMFLQRQADQKKINQLNATVHELEVQLEELKVILLAKEELVAKNDCTIAQLNCSLDEYTTVTQDLRQKLKSLQDLLGDTQQEAVLQGEGDVFQGVRGTEVSPVLGCYSLEFEIAECEKQIQPENKVIPEKSIWGKELPPVQKLAKMAIPLDDTVGGENSGLAKLPRALYEDRTSLREPSFSYKKSLHQQFERVYHYALPISLVGLSLLCIYSLLLPAFMPASQGECGASTCRLSMWRNFWYFLVPQWGLRHMIPPPV, via the exons ATGTGTTCGAGAAGTACCTCTGTTTCACCCTTTCTCCATCGACCCAATAGTGATAACGGTGCAGTGATTGGACTCCCGAAAGTGTCACCCGAAGACATGTCGAGCATAACGAATGAGCAGAAACCAGACGGAGACTGTGACGGCAGGAGTCGTAGCTGTCCCGGTAGTATTATATCCAAGTGCGAtgtcaaaaataaattaatagacACACCAAGCGTTGGTCAGACGGTGAATG tgCCTACAGGCAGTTGTGACGTTTATAGCTGTGAAGGGCAGAGTACTgctgaggatgaggatgaggatgatatTATCAGTTCTGTATTCAAGATCTGTGATCCTGCTGAAACAG gaaaagtGTTGAGTTTCATAGTCTTTGAAATCGTGCAAAATATCACAGGAGCTGGTGATGATCAGCTGGGGAAGTTGCTCATGAAGCTGGATGAGGAGCAGCTTGGGGTGTATCTGGATTTCCCAACCTTTCAGGAGAAAATGAAACAGTGGATTGAAGACTGCCGCAATGCCAG TCAGTTTGAAACAGATGAAAGCACCTGTGACTCAGAAACTACATGCGTGACCCCTCTAACAGAAGAAACTGTAGAAg AACAAGAACACAGACGTGAAAATGGATCTGACCT GAAATGGGTTGGGAAGAGCGATGCCATTGCAGAACTTGTGCATTCCAAAAGGAGGCTTTCCGTGGAGAATGAAGAACTTCACAAAACCGTGGAGATGTCAGATAGCACCAACACACATCTCCTGGAGGAGAACGTGGCTCTCAAAAGTCAGATAAAGAG GATCCAGCACACTATGGCCCAGGCTGCAAGTATAAGAGAGGAACTGGAGGAAATTAGGGgagctttaaaaaagaaaaaaatcatgaaCACCAAATTAGAAATGGTCATAAAACAACTG gaaaagaaaaatgaaatgctgACAGCAAAAATTAACTCACTCACTGACGAG GAAGGTAAAATGTTTCTACAAAGACAAGCTGACCAGAAAAAAATTAACCAACTGAATGCTACTGTGCATGAACTGGAG GTGCAACTTGAAGAATTGAAAGTCATTTTATTGGCAAAGGAGGAGTTGGTTGCAAAG AATGATTGCACTATTGCACAGCTAAACTGCTCACTAGATGAATACACTACAGTTACACAG GATTTGCGACAGAAGTTGAAGAGCTTACAAGACCTGTTAGGTGATACTCAGCAGGAAGCAGTCTT GCAAGGAGAAGGTGATGTGTTTCAAGGAGTTCGTGGCACAGAAGTTTCACCTGTCCTAGGCTGTTACTCTCTGGAATTTGAAATAGCAGAGTGTGAAAAACAG attcAGCCGGAAAATAAGGTAATTCCAGagaagtcaatatggggaaaagaGCTACCTCCTGTACAAAA acTGGCTAAAATGGCTATACCACTGGACGACACTGTTGGAGGTGAAAATTCTGGCCTAGCTAAATTACCTCGAGCCCTGTATGAAGATAGGACATCCCTGAGAGA GCCTTCCTTCTCATACAAAAAAAGCCTCCATCAGCAGTTTGAGAGAGTGTACCATTATGCTCTTCCCATTAGCCTGGTGGGCCTGTCACTACTGTGTATCTACAGCCTTCTCCTGCCTGCTTTCATGCCTGCCTCCCAGGGGGAGTGTGGTGCATCAACCTGCAGGCTTTCAATGTGGCGCAACTTCTGGTATTTCCTTGTGCCGCAGTGGGGTCTGCGACACATGATCCCTCCTCCTGTTTGA
- the LOC117423103 gene encoding myoneurin, protein MMQPLHHCKHLLDQLNKQRQEGFLCDCTVVIGQTQFRAHMNVLAAFSEYFGCQSGNPDVNSVTFLDPTLVNPSGFQKLLDYVYTGNINIDGEDAIEIHKAATYLKIEAVTARCKLNAESGISDVKLLSKEILSAVVEPEKQDVGLSKPSDLRELAVVFVSQDQAPPQPENTEVFLQVEEKGAKKARKPKTRHGTKAQQRRNCQPKEKQTQKNSPSLLAEAFSDASNKTTELAVQMIQGDEEPHNESSLGMDTESLPDQNAVIQKSVVKKGKSRKLCTLKENCASDPLSEDNADSLDSSEAEGLSEKQLKMKPVCNTCGKVFSEASSLRRHMRIHKGVKPYVCQLCEKAFTQCNQLKTHVRTHTGEKPYQCDTCDKGFAQKCQLVFHSRMHHGEEKPYKCDICGLQFATSSNLKIHSRKHSGEKPYVCERCGQRFAQASTLTYHVRRHTGEKPYICDTCGKAFAVSSSLITHARKHTGEKPYACRTCGKRFISSGELNKHCRSHTGEKPFVCELCGNSYTDVKNLKKHKAKAHGVERNLDPSISSGAFVDTDTLGKESLQDTTQLKPADIPLSLTLPMTTEDQQILLSATDSSSISSDQVLRSTVTGYSEPQFIFLQQLY, encoded by the exons ATGATGCAACCTCTTCACCACTGCAAGCATCTACTGGACCAACTTAACAAACAGAGGCAGGAGGGGTTCCTGTGTGACTGCACCGTTGTGATTGGCCAGACTCAGTTCAGGGCTCACATGAACGTACTGGCAGCATTTAGTGAGTACTTTGGATGTCAGAGTGGGAACCCAGATGTGAACAGTGTCACGTTTCTGGATCCAACTCTAGTGAACCCCAGTGGGTTTCAAAAACTGTTGGATTACGTATACACAGGAAATATTAACATTGATGG TGAGGATGCTATTGAAATCCACAAAGCGGCCACCTACCTCAAAATAGAGGCGGTGACAGCAAGATGTAAACTAAATGCAGAGTCCGGGATTTCAGATGTCAAACTGCTGTCTAAAGAAATCCTGAGTGCTGTCGTGGAGCCAGAGAAGCAGGATGTTGGCCTTTCCAAACCCAGTGACCTGAGGGAGTTAGCCGTTGTATTTGTAAGTCAGGACCAAGCCCCTCCACAGCCTGAGAACACAGAGGTCTTTCTACAGGTGGAAGAAAAGGGAGCAAAAAAAGCTAGAAAACCCAAAACCAGACATGGGACTAAAGCCCAGCAGAGGAGGAACTGCCAACCAAAAGAGAAGCAGACGCAAAAAAACAGTCCATCCCTGCTGGCTGAAGCTTTCAGTGACGCAAGCAATAAGACAACAGAACTCGCCGTTCAAATGATCCAAGGAGACGAGGAACCGCATAACGAGTCTTCATTAGGGATGGACACTGAAAGTCTTCCAGACCAAAATGCAGTGATTCAAAAATCGGTGGTAAAGAAAGGAAAGTCCCGGAAGCTTTGTACTTTGAAGGAGAACTGTGCCTCGGATCCACTGAGCGAAGATAATGCTGACAGCTTGGACAGCAGCGAGGCAGAAGGACTGTCTGAGAAGCAGCTGAAGATGAAGCCGGTGTGTAACACCTGTGGGAAGGTGTTCTCTGAAGCCAGCAGCTTGCGGAGGCACATGCGGATACACAAGGGAGTAAAGCCTTACGTCTGCCAGCTGTGTGAGAAAGCGTTTACACAGTGCAACCAGCTGAAAACACACGTCCGCACTCACACAG GGGAGAAGCCATACCAGTGTGATACGTGTGATAAAGGCTTCGCTCAGAAATGTCAGCTAGTTTTCCACAGTCGTATGCATCATGGGGAAGAGAAACCGTACAAATGTGACATCTGTGGCCTGCAATTCGCCACATCCAGTAACCTGAAAATACACTCCAG GAAGCACAGTGGAGAGAAGCCATATGTTTGTGAGCGGTGTGGGCAGCGCTTTGCTCAGGCCAGCACTCTCACATACCACGTCCGCCGCCACACAGGGGAAAAGCCCTACATCTGCGATACGTGTGGTAAAGCGTTCGCCGTCTCCAGCTCTCTCATCACACACGCTCGAAAGCACACAG GAGAGAAGCCATATGCCTGTCGCACTTGTGGAAAACGTTTTATTTCTTCAGGAGAGCTTAACAAGCACTGCAGGTCCCACACAG GTGAAAAGCCCTTTGTCTGTGAATTGTGTGGAAACTCCTACACAGATGTGAAGAATCTAAAAAAGCATAAAGCAAAGGCACATGGTG TGGAAAGAAACCTGGACCCTAGTATAAGCTCTGGAGCCTTTGTGGACACAGACACATTGGGGAAAGAGTCTCTGCAGGACACAACCCAGCTAAAGCCTGCTGACATCCCACTGTCCCTCACCCTGCCCATGACCACAGAAGACCAGCAGATACTTCTTTCAGCAACTGACAGCTCCTCCATTTCCTCAGATCAGGTGCTGAGGTCAACAGTGACAGGCTATTCCGAACCCCAGTTCATCTTCTTACAGCAGCTCTATTAA